In Terriglobia bacterium, the genomic stretch ACTTTGCCTTCTCCTTCGCGCCCGCACTGGTGATGTTCGCGCTCGCCTTCTTCAGCTTCTTCAACGCCATGCGCATGCCCAAGCACCCGCTGCTGAAAATCCAGACGATGGGCCTGTACGCGTTCGGCCTGGTGCTCGGCGGGGTTGGCCTGGTGCTGCTGGCGCCGCCGGTGCGCGACCGCATTCAGGACATCTTTTGGTTTGTCTTCAAGATCGCGATTTTCATGTACCTGTACATCTGGTACCGCGCCACCTGGCCGCGTTACCGCTTCGACCAGTTGATGAAAGTCGGCTGGAAAATTCTTTTGCCGCTCGGGCTTGGCGTCCTGCTGGTGACCGGAATTATCGGCCTGGGTCCCGAGATCGCCGCGTGGCTGAAAGGGGTGGTGTAGTGAGCATCGCTCCGCTGCTGAACAAAGTCTTCATGGTGGATTTGATCAAGGGCCTGAAGGTTACGTTCAAATACCAGCACCCAAGAGAGGTTTACACCGAGCAGTACCCGCTGGAGCGCCCGGCGATCGCGGAGCGCTACCGCGGGCTGCCGCGCCTGAACGTCAACCCGGAGACGGGCGAGACGCTGTGCATCGCCTGTAACCTGTGCGCCTCCGCTTGCCCCGAGCATTTGATCGTCGTGCAGAGCGAGCGCAACCCGGTGACCAAGCGCAAGGAAATGACCAGCTTCACGCTGGACATCAGCCGCTGCATGTTCTGTGGCCTGTGCGCGGAAGCCTGCTCCACCGATTGCCTGGAACTAAGCCAGGATTACGAATTCGCTCTCTCCAGCCGCGAAGGCTTCGTCTTCGATCGCGCCAGACTGGAGCGCGGCCCGGAACCGACGGTGTACACGCGATGACGCCGGTTGCTCCAACTTTCTTTTTCTACCTGCTGTCGGCGGTGGCCGTGGTCAGCGCCATCCTGGTGATCACGCGGAAGAATCCGGTGCACTCGGCGCTGTCGCTGATCTTCACGCTGCTGGCGCTTGCCGGTCTGTACCTGATGCTGTACGCGCCATTCGTGGCCGGCGTGCAGATCATCCTTTACGCCGGCGGCATCATGGTGCTGTTCCTATTCGTCATCATGCTGGTGAACATCGAGCGGTCGCAGCGCGAGGTGCAATTCAACCAGCAATGGCATGTGGGGATTATCGCCAGCCTGGCGCTGGGGTTCCTGTTCCTGTACGTGTACAAGCACGGCAG encodes the following:
- a CDS encoding NADH-quinone oxidoreductase subunit I; amino-acid sequence: MAPLLNKVFMVDLIKGLKVTFKYQHPREVYTEQYPLERPAIAERYRGLPRLNVNPETGETLCIACNLCASACPEHLIVVQSERNPVTKRKEMTSFTLDISRCMFCGLCAEACSTDCLELSQDYEFALSSREGFVFDRARLERGPEPTVYTR
- a CDS encoding NADH-quinone oxidoreductase subunit J, producing the protein MTPVAPTFFFYLLSAVAVVSAILVITRKNPVHSALSLIFTLLALAGLYLMLYAPFVAGVQIILYAGGIMVLFLFVIMLVNIERSQREVQFNQQWHVGIIASLALGFLFLYVYKHGSSIFPVNPVSMPEPMNTQQVGMALFRNYLLPFEIASLLLLVAIVGAVVMAKKRI